GATTCTTGAGTTTGATCTAAAACTTGTTCTTGGAGTATCAAGTCGTCCTGAACGCCTTCTTTTTTGGTTGAAGTTTCATTTGTAGCTTCGGTTGGAGCTAAAACCGGAGGCATTTCTTGTGATTTATTTTTCAAAACACTTATGATATAGTCATAATTTGCTTGAGAATTTGAGGTTAGATAATTAGATCATTTTTCCGGATCTAGCCTTACAGCGCTTGCTTTTTCAAAATTATATGATTCTAATTGATTGTTACATTTACTTATTAGTTCGTCAATTCTTGAATATCAATAGTCAAAAAGTTTTATTTTAAAAAATTTTGTGCTGTATTGTTGACTTTTTTCACGAAAAGACAACACTTCAAAAAAGATACCAGAAATTAGAATGTAAAAAATGTGGTCTTTTTGTGTTAAATTATAACGCTGAAGTTTTTCATCAAATTCAGGGCAAGAAGGCTCTCCAAAATTAAAATTATCAAAAATTTCATCAACTGAAACAGGTTGGTTTTCTTTCTCTTTGAGCAATTCTAGCGTCATTTTAAACAAGTGACGATATTCTTCATTAATAAAAGTAACTAAATTAAACAAAACAATACTTATATATTCGCGAACTTTTATTGTTCCGTTGTTTATTAATTTAGCTAAAATATTAAGTTTTTGCTGCCCATTAACTAAAATATTTGTTTTTGCGATCCCAAGTTGAGAGGCTAATCTTATGTGCTCGCTCAAATCGCCAACTGGTTTTCAGTTTTTATTTTTGTAAATTTTTAGTCATTTACTTTTAAAATTTGGGTTTATTTCTTCTTTATTTAAATAAAGTGCTTTAATTAATATTTCTAAACTTTCCGCTTTTCGAAGGTGTGTATTTGAAATAAGTGTTCAAATACAAGGTGAAATTTTGTTATTCATTTAGTATCTCCGTAGATTTTTAAACTTTTTTAAACTTTTTTAAACATTTAATACTATTTTAGCGAATTTTTGCGAACCTTTATTTATATTACTAGATTCATTTTTTCCTACGCATTCAGGGTTGAACTTTTTCACGATAAGTCTTGGATTTTTGGAAATAATGAACGCCAAGCGCTTGCATAATTTCTCAAATACCACCAATAATTCAATAAATTTGAAGTGAAGCTTGAAAAATTACTCCAAAAAACACAAAAATTATTGACATGATTCTTTGTGTTTTTATTTGTTTTTTATATGTCTCATTTTCCTGAGCATTTATTATTCTTTTTGTTTTATTTTTATTTAAAAGTTTCGGAATTATTTGCTGTAATCCTTGAACTATAACCGTAATAATTATTATTGGAAGGTAAATTCATTGTCCGTCAAAAAGTTTTTGATATGAAGTTGCCGCTAATTCAAGACCTAAAAAATAAGTAACTTTAAAGCTAGGAATTCCCTGGAGTGCTCGTCAAACAGCTATAAAAATAGGCATAGTTACTAAAATTTGGGAAAAAGGCGCAAATGGTGAAAAATTATTCTTTTTATAAAGGTCAGCAACTTCTTGTCGATGACGTTGTTGCATGACTTTATTTTTTTTGTAATTTTCGTATTTTGCATCAATTTTAGCTTTTTTTAGTTGTAGCTCATTTTGCTTATTTTGACCAAAAATTGTTTTAAACCTGAAAGCAAAAGAAATAAGTTTTGTTATTACAACAATTGTTAAAATCGCCAAAATTGTTATTCAACCAGATCAAGCAGATAATGACTGAGACGAGGTTACTCAAGTAATTATTTTAGAAATCGGGTAGACAAACATTGCATAAAAAGGTCCTAATTTCCACGACTCAAGCCAGCTAACAATCGGAAATGATGGAACTTGATTTTGGAAAGCGATTTTTCTTGCAAATTCTTCGTCGTTATTATTCCAGTTGTAAGTTTTGTTTTGTATATCAATTCGGGAAAAATTAATAGGAAAAATTATTTTTTTTATAGATTCAGCGTATCCAGAAATAATTTTTTCAGTTTCAGGAGAAATTTCTTTTCCTGCTTTTGATTCAAATTCTTCAATTGCATTTTCCAGTTTATTATTTGAAAATTCTGGTAATGAAATTAATTTATTATAAAGAACTTGAAGAACATCACGGCTAAAAGTTGCATAACTCCGATTAACAGGCGGGAGTTTACTGTCTATTTTAAAGAAAAACTGGTCAATTTTTTCAGTTATGTTGGCTGTATCATTGTTATTTTGAAAATTAAAATTATTAATAGGTAAACTTTTGGCGTTCTGCAGACTTTCAAAATAATTTTTATCAGCTTTTTGACTAAAATATTTTGGAGAAGGAAGTTTTATTTCAGTTCAAACAGTTTTTTGCTCATATGATTTTTGCGCAGAACTGAAAAAAATAAATTCGTTAGTTTTGTCACCTTTTAAATATTCAAATTCATTTTCATTATTTTGGAACAAAAGAAGTGAATTAAACTCACCAAAATCTGAATTTTTATCTCCAATTTGTTGTCTTAAGGCGTTCAAAATACTTTCTTGATTTACTTTTTTTGAGTCAGCTGAAATCAAAAAGTTATTGTTTTTTGTTGCT
The sequence above is a segment of the Mesomycoplasma ovipneumoniae genome. Coding sequences within it:
- the yidC gene encoding membrane protein insertase YidC translates to MKNKQTRPKAFDYFQNQNGSKKNSFKNFKSIFKFLKVFFYTIIFGISLTGCIQSLVVKTSHNVGEALEFYNSKEEITPNYTIFKKSENESAPGIELATKNNNFLISADSKKVNQESILNALRQQIGDKNSDFGEFNSLLLFQNNENEFEYLKGDKTNEFIFFSSAQKSYEQKTVWTEIKLPSPKYFSQKADKNYFESLQNAKSLPINNFNFQNNNDTANITEKIDQFFFKIDSKLPPVNRSYATFSRDVLQVLYNKLISLPEFSNNKLENAIEEFESKAGKEISPETEKIISGYAESIKKIIFPINFSRIDIQNKTYNWNNNDEEFARKIAFQNQVPSFPIVSWLESWKLGPFYAMFVYPISKIITWVTSSQSLSAWSGWITILAILTIVVITKLISFAFRFKTIFGQNKQNELQLKKAKIDAKYENYKKNKVMQQRHRQEVADLYKKNNFSPFAPFSQILVTMPIFIAVWRALQGIPSFKVTYFLGLELAATSYQKLFDGQWIYLPIIIITVIVQGLQQIIPKLLNKNKTKRIINAQENETYKKQIKTQRIMSIIFVFFGVIFQASLQIYWIIGGIWEIMQALGVHYFQKSKTYREKVQPWMRRKKWI